DNA sequence from the Sphingomonas bisphenolicum genome:
GACATCACGAAGCTGCCCGCGCACAAACGCTCGCGCGCCGGCATCGGTTTCGTGCCGCAGGGGCGCCATGTCTTCCCGCAACTGACGGTCATGGAAAATCTGGAAGCCGGGCGTTCGGCGCTGGCGGGGCGTGGCGAGGGCGGGGCAAAAGTGCCGCAGCATATCTTCGACCTTTTTCCCAAACTCTACGATATCCGTACCCGCGCCGCCGGCTTCCTGTCCGGCGGCGAACAGCAGCAATTGGCTATCGGCCGCGCACTGGCAGGCGAACCCAGCCTGCTCCTGCTCGACGAACCGACCGAGGGCATCCAGCCCAATGTCGTGCAGCAGATCGAGGCCGCGCTCGTCCATGTCCGCGACGAACTCGGCATGACCATGCTGGTGGTCGAACAATATCTCGACTTCGTCTGGCGCTTCGCCGACCGCTATTGCGCGATGCAGAACGGCCGGATCATCCGCCAGGGCAGCGTCGCGGACGAAAGCGCGAGGGATGTCGCGCATCTGGTCCAGATTTAGCGCACCGGCGTCCAGGTCTGGGTCTTGCACAGGAAGGATGCGATGCAACCCTGCACCTTCAGCGTGCCGTCACCGTTGCGGGTCAGCTTGGACGTATAGCTTTTGCCGCTTTCGGGATCGTAGATCGTCCCTTTCCATTGATCGCCGGCATCCTCGAACCCGGTGAGTAGGGCGAGGCCCACCAGCGGCTTTGATCGGAGCGCGGCATCCGGGTTCTTGATGTCGGTCTGCGGGCGGCCGGGCGTAGGCTTCACGATCTTCTCGATCTTTCCGCACAAATGCCTGCCGCAGGGCGCGATCTGGACGATCGCCTTGCCATCGACGGTCGCCCAGCGGCCGGTGACCGGTTGGGCGGCCTGCGCGGGCATGGCGGCGAAGGCTGCGCTCAGGGCTGCGGTGGCGAAAAGGGCCAGCTTCATGCGATCCACTCCTTGTGTTTGACGGACA
Encoded proteins:
- the urtE gene encoding urea ABC transporter ATP-binding subunit UrtE is translated as MSAPLIEIAALSSAYGQSQVLWDVDLTLDRGQVMALIGRNGVGKTTLLHAIMGTRPLAGGTIRFDGQDITKLPAHKRSRAGIGFVPQGRHVFPQLTVMENLEAGRSALAGRGEGGAKVPQHIFDLFPKLYDIRTRAAGFLSGGEQQQLAIGRALAGEPSLLLLDEPTEGIQPNVVQQIEAALVHVRDELGMTMLVVEQYLDFVWRFADRYCAMQNGRIIRQGSVADESARDVAHLVQI
- a CDS encoding DUF2147 domain-containing protein, which translates into the protein MKLALFATAALSAAFAAMPAQAAQPVTGRWATVDGKAIVQIAPCGRHLCGKIEKIVKPTPGRPQTDIKNPDAALRSKPLVGLALLTGFEDAGDQWKGTIYDPESGKSYTSKLTRNGDGTLKVQGCIASFLCKTQTWTPVR